The nucleotide sequence CACCAGGGGGCGCTGGTGGGAATGGGGCTCCCCCATTGCGGTGGGGAACCCgcatccccccatagccccatagaccccatagatccccatagccccatagcccccatagccccatagacccgcatccccccatagccccatagaccccatagcacccatagatccccatagcccccatagccccatagacccacatccccccatagccccatagaccccatagcacccatagatccccatagccccatagaccccatagacccacatcccccccatagccccacaccCAGGAGGGACCCACGTGTTGGGCACCTACCGAGCAGGACGAGCAGGAGCCCGAGGGTCCtgagggcacccatgggtgctgcttgTGGGGCCGGGAGCAccgggagcactgggagcactggtttTATGGGCAGGGATCCTCCCACCCCTGATTCCAACCCAGCCACCTACGGAGGGTGGGGAACCGGGACGGCCACCCATGGTATGGGGCCAGACTGGTCCTAATGGGGTCACACTGGGCCTAATGGGGTCACACTGGTGCTGATGGGGCCAGACTGGTCCTAATGGGGTCACACTGGGCCTAATGGGGTCACACTGGTGCTGATGGGGCCAGCCTGGGCCTATTGGGGTCATACTGGGCATTATGGGGTCACATTGGTGCTGAAGGGGCCATACTGGGCCTATTGGGGTCATACTGGTGCTAATGGGGTCACACTGGTGCTGATGGGGCCATATTGGGCCTATTGGGGTCATACTGGTGCTAATGGGGTCACACTGGTGGTGATGGGGCCATCCTGGGCCTATTGGGGTCATACTGGTGCTAATGGGGTCACACTGGTGCTGATGGGGCCATCCTGGGCCTATTGGGGTCACACTGGTGCTAATGGGGTCACACTGGTGCTGATGGGGTCATACTGAGCCTTATGGGGCCAGACTGGTCCCCAAGTGCCAGCAGGCCCATGTGTGCCCTTGGCTCATCTCCCATGTTCTGagtgtccccatcccatgagtgtccccatccccatcccatggatGTCCTTGTCCTATTACCTATGTTCCTAatgtccccattcccagcatTCTGGGTGTCCCCATTCCATCCCTgatgtccccatcccataggTGTCCCATTCCCCATGTCCTCAGTGTCCCCATTCCCGTCTTTGGGTGtccccatcctatcccattCCTGATgtccccaaccccatcccatggatatccccatgtccccattccTGATgctcccaaccccatcccatggATATCCCAATGTCCCCATTCCTGATGCTCCCAACTCCATCCCATGGATATCCCCATTCCTGATgtccccaaccccatcccatggatatccccatgtccccattcctgatgtccccatcccatggatatccccatgtccccattcccacccaCGGCCGCATCCGGCCGCTCCGGTCCATCCGGTTGGTGCTGATCGAGGGGCAGGGACGAGCCTGATGCTGCCATAGGAACACGTTTATTGGGATCCATGGGTCGGGATTCGGGCTCCGCCTGCCCCCTAAGCGGCGCAGTCCCCGCAGCCGGACCCGGAGCCACCGGATCCCTGCCCGGACCCGGACCCGGAGCCACCGGATCCCTGCCCGGACCCGGACCTGGAGCCGGACCCGGAGCCACCGGATCCCTGCCCGGACCCGGACCTGGACCCGGAGCCACCAGATCCCTGCCCGGACCCGGACCTGGAGCCGGAGCCACCGGATCCCGACGGCCGCTCCCTGCGCACCGGGATGTAGCCCCCGGTGCGGGCGGGATCGTGGAGCCCCGGGATGAACGGGATCCCCGGGTTCTTGTACCCGGGACGGCGGCTGCCCCCGAGGGAGCCGGAGCCACCCCCATAGGAGCCGGTGCCACCCCCATAGGAGCCGGAGCTCGATCCACCCCCATAGGAACCCGATCCCGATCCTCCCCCATAGGAGCTGGATCCATCCCCATAGGAACTGGATCCTCCATAGGAGCCAGATCCATCCCCATAGGAGCCGGATCCGGATCCGGATCCCCCCCCATAGGAGCTGGATCCGGATCCATCCCCATAGGAGCTGGATCCACCCCCTTGGGATGAGCCCCCATAGGACTCCGGGAGCCCATAGGATCCTGAGCTGTCCCCATAGGAGCTTGATCCCCCCCCATAGGAGCTGGATCCACTCCCATAGGATCCTGATCCGCTGCTTCCTTGGGATCCAGGTCTGCCTGATCCAGACCCAATTCCCCCCTGGGATCCGCTGCTCCCATGGGATCCGGGTCTGCCTGATCCTGAACTGGATCCTCCTTGTGATCCCCCATAGGATCCCGATCCACCCCCATAGGATCCTGATCCTCCTCCCTGGGATCCCGATCCTCCCCCATAGGATCCTGATCCACCCCCATAGGATCCCGATCCGCTGCCTCCTTGGGATCCAGGTTTTCCCGATCCAGATCCACTGCTCCCATGGGATCCGGGTCTGCCTGAGCCTGAACTGGATCCTCCTTGTGAACCTCCATGGGATCCTGATCCTCCTCCATGGGATCCTGATCCACCCCCATAGGATCCCGATCCTCCCCCATAGGATCCCGATCCACCCCCATAGGATCCTGATCCTCCTCCATGGGATCCTGATCCTCCTCCATAGGATCCTGATCCTCCTCCATAGGATCCCGATCCGGATCCACTTCCCCCTTGGGATCCAGGTCTGCCTGAGCCTGAACTGGATCCTCCTTGCGAACCCCCATAGGATCCTGATCCACCCCCATAGGATCCTGATCCTCCTCCATGGGATCCCGATCCACCCCCATGGGATCCTGATCCGGATCCACTTCCCCCTTGGGATCCAGGTCTGCCTGAGCCTGAACTAGATCCTCCTTGTGATCCCCCATAGGATCCCGATCCTCCTCCATAGGATCCCGATCCACCCCCATAGGATCCCGATCCACTGCCCCCTTGGGATCCAGGTCTGCCTGAGCCTGAACTGGATCCTCCTTGTGATCCTCCATAGGATCCTGATCCACCCCCATAGGATCCTGATCCACCCCCATAGGATCCTGATCCTCCCCCATAGGATCCTGATCCACCCCCATAGGATCCCGATCCGCTGCCTCCTTGGGATCCAGGTCTGCCCGATCCTGaccccatcccataggatcccccACTGGATCCCCCATAGGAGCTGGGTCTATCCAATCCCAACCCACTCCCAGAGGACCCAAGTCCATAGGATCCCGGTCTGCTCCCATGGGATCCTGGCTTTTTCCCAGAGGATCCTGACGAGCTTCCGCCTCCTTGGGATGCTCCAGATCCGCCTCCATAGGATCCTGATCCGCCTCCATAGGATCCGGATCCACCTCCTTGGGATACTCCAGATCCGCCTCCATAGGATCCTGATCCACCTCCTTGGGATACTCCAGATCCGCCTCCATAGGATCCGGATCCACCTCCTTGGGATACTCCAGATCCGCCTCCATAGGATCCTGATCCACCTCCTTGGGATGCTCCAGATCCGCCTCCATAGGATCCGGATCCGCCTCCATAGGATCCCGAATCACTCCCATAGGATCCGGCTCCGCCCCCACGGGACCCCCCCAGCTGGGGGCTCAGGAATCCCATGGGATCCTTGCAGGGATCCACCCCGGCCATCAGCGGCTCCAGGTGGGATCCGGACTCACAGCGGGCGGAGGCGCCTGGGACAAGGCAGAGCCTCAGCCCCAGCTCgtcccagtgcttcccatcccatcccatccaacccattccaacccatcccatcccatccatcccactcTGTCCCATTCTaaccccatccatcccactCCAATCCATTCCATCCCactccccatcctgctccatcccagtcCCCATCCCGTTCTACCCCACTCTATACCAAtccatcccagtctatcccacTCTATCCCAATCTCCATCCCATTCTATCGCAACCAATCCCATCCCCCTCTATCCCTTTCCATCTCATCCCACTCTGTCCCATCCTATTCCCCTCACTCCATCCTATCCCATTCCCCCCaagtccatcccatcccactctatcccaccccattcctccactccatcctatcccatccctcTGTATCCCACCCTATCCCATCCCTctctatcccatcccattccatccctcTCTATCTCACCCCattcccccaccccacccctctctatcccatcccatccttctctatcccatcccatccctctccatcccattccctctatCCCATTCCCTCTATCCCATTCCCTCTATCCCATTCCctctatcccatcccatccttctctatcccatcccatccctctcTATCCCATCCCTCTCTATCCCATTCCCTCTATCCCATTCCCTCTATCCCATTCCCCCCTCACCCTCAAGCcggaggcagagcaggaggacaCCAAGGGCCGGCAGCAGCCGGGACCGGAGCCGGGATCGGGGCCAGGCCAT is from Melopsittacus undulatus isolate bMelUnd1 chromosome 28 unlocalized genomic scaffold, bMelUnd1.mat.Z SUPER_28_unloc_1, whole genome shotgun sequence and encodes:
- the LOC117438124 gene encoding loricrin-like isoform X11, with the translated sequence MAWPRSRLRSRLLPALGVLLLCLRLEGASARCESGSHLEPLMAGVDPCKDPMGFLSPQLGGSRGGGAGSYGSDSGSYGGGSGSYGGGSGASQGGGSGSYGGGSGVSQGGGSGSYGGGSGVSQGGGSGSYGGGSGVSQGGGSGSYGGGSGSYGGGSGASQGGGSSSGSSGKKPGSHGSRPGSYGLGSSGSGLGLDRPSSYGGSSGGSYGMGSGSGRPGSQGGSGSGSYGGGSGSYGGGSGSYGGGSGSYGGGSGSYGGSQGGSSSGSGRPGSQGGSGSGSGSHGGGSGSHGGGSGSYGGGSGSYGGGSGSYGSGSSSYGGGSSSYGDSSGSYGLPESYGGSSQGGGSSSYGDGSGSSSYGGGSGSGSGSYGDGSGSYGGSSSYGDGSSSYGGGSGSGSYGGGSSSGSYGGGTGSYGGGSGSLGGSRRPGYKNPGIPFIPGLHDPARTGGYIPVRRERPSGSGGSGSRSGSGQGSGGSGSGSRSGSGQGSGGSGSGSGQGSGGSGSGCGDCAA
- the LOC117438124 gene encoding keratin, type I cytoskeletal 9-like isoform X10; the protein is MAWPRSRLRSRLLPALGVLLLCLRLEGASARCESGSHLEPLMAGVDPCKDPMGFLSPQLGGSRGGGAGSYGSDSGSYGGGSGSYGGGSGASQGGGSGSYGGGSGVSQGGGSGSYGGGSGVSQGGGSGSYGGGSGVSQGGGSGSYGGGSGSYGGGSGASQGGGSSSGSSGKKPGSHGSRPGSYGLGSSGSGLGLDRPSSYGGSSGGSYGMGSGSGRPGSQGGSGSGSYGGGSGSYGGGSGSYGGGSGSYGGGSGSYGGSQGGSSSGSGRPGSQGGSGSGSGSHGGGSGSHGGSQGGSSSGSGRPGSQGSSGSGSYGSGSSSYGGGSSSYGDSSGSYGLPESYGGSSQGGGSSSYGDGSGSSSYGGGSGSGSGSYGDGSGSYGGSSSYGDGSSSYGGGSGSGSYGGGSSSGSYGGGTGSYGGGSGSLGGSRRPGYKNPGIPFIPGLHDPARTGGYIPVRRERPSGSGGSGSRSGSGQGSGGSGSGSRSGSGQGSGGSGSGSGQGSGGSGSGCGDCAA
- the LOC117438124 gene encoding loricrin-like isoform X4 yields the protein MAWPRSRLRSRLLPALGVLLLCLRLEGASARCESGSHLEPLMAGVDPCKDPMGFLSPQLGGSRGGGAGSYGSDSGSYGGGSGSYGGGSGASQGGGSGSYGGGSGVSQGGGSGSYGGGSGVSQGGGSGSYGGGSGVSQGGGSGSYGGGSGSYGGGSGASQGGGSSSGSSGKKPGSHGSRPGSYGLGSSGSGLGLDRPSSYGGSSGGSYGMGSGSGRPGSQGGSGSGSYGGGSGSYGGGSGSYGGSQGGSSSGSGRPGSQGGSGSGSGSHGGGSGSHGGGSGSYGGGSGSYGGSQGGSSSGSGRPGSQGGSGSGSGSYGGGSGSYGGGSGSHGGGSGSYGGGSGSYGGGSGSYGGGSGSHGGGSGSHGGSQGGSSSGSGRPGSQGSSGSGSYGSGSSSYGGGSSSYGDSSGSYGLPESYGGSSQGGGSSSYGDGSGSSSYGGGSGSGSGSYGDGSGSYGGSSSYGDGSSSYGGGSGSGSYGGGSSSGSYGGGTGSYGGGSGSLGGSRRPGYKNPGIPFIPGLHDPARTGGYIPVRRERPSGSGGSGSRSGSGQGSGGSGSGSRSGSGQGSGGSGSGSGQGSGGSGSGCGDCAA
- the LOC117438124 gene encoding loricrin-like isoform X2, coding for MAWPRSRLRSRLLPALGVLLLCLRLEGASARCESGSHLEPLMAGVDPCKDPMGFLSPQLGGSRGGGAGSYGSDSGSYGGGSGSYGGGSGASQGGGSGSYGGGSGVSQGGGSGSYGGGSGVSQGGGSGSYGGGSGVSQGGGSGSYGGGSGSYGGGSGASQGGGSSSGSSGKKPGSHGSRPGSYGLGSSGSGLGLDRPSSYGGSSGGSYGMGSGSGRPGSQGGSGSGSYGGGSGSYGGGSGSYGGGSGSYGGGSGSYGGSQGGSSSGSGRPGSQGGSGSGSGSHGGGSGSHGGGSGSYGGGSGSYGGSQGGSSSGSGRPGSQGGSGSGSGSYGGGSGSYGGGSGSHGGGSGSYGGGSGSYGGGSGSYGGGSGSHGGGSGSHGGSQGGSSSGSGRPGSQGSSGSGSYGSGSSSYGGGSSSYGDSSGSYGLPESYGGSSQGGGSSSYGDGSGSSSYGDGSGSYGGSSSYGDGSSSYGGGSGSGSYGGGSSSGSYGGGTGSYGGGSGSLGGSRRPGYKNPGIPFIPGLHDPARTGGYIPVRRERPSGSGGSGSRSGSGQGSGGSGSGSRSGSGQGSGGSGSGSGQGSGGSGSGCGDCAA
- the LOC117438124 gene encoding loricrin-like isoform X13, which codes for MAWPRSRLRSRLLPALGVLLLCLRLEGASARCESGSHLEPLMAGVDPCKDPMGFLSPQLGGSRGGGAGSYGSDSGSYGGGSGSYGGGSGASQGGGSGSYGGGSGVSQGGGSGSYGGGSGVSQGGGSGSYGGGSGVSQGGGSGSYGGGSGSYGGGSGASQGGGSSSGSSGKKPGSHGSRPGSYGLGSSGSGLGLDRPSSYGGSSGGSYGMGSGSGRPGSQGGSGSGSYGGGSGSYGGGSGSYGGGSGSYGGGSGSYGGSQGGSSSGSGRPGSQGSSGSGSYGSGSSSYGGGSSSYGDSSGSYGLPESYGGSSQGGGSSSYGDGSGSSSYGGGSGSGSGSYGDGSGSYGGSSSYGDGSSSYGGGSGSGSYGGGSSSGSYGGGTGSYGGGSGSLGGSRRPGYKNPGIPFIPGLHDPARTGGYIPVRRERPSGSGGSGSRSGSGQGSGGSGSGSRSGSGQGSGGSGSGSGQGSGGSGSGCGDCAA
- the LOC117438124 gene encoding glycine-rich cell wall structural protein 1.8-like isoform X9, with protein sequence MAWPRSRLRSRLLPALGVLLLCLRLEGASARCESGSHLEPLMAGVDPCKDPMGFLSPQLGGSRGGGAGSYGSDSGSYGGGSGSYGGGSGASQGGGSSSGSSGKKPGSHGSRPGSYGLGSSGSGLGLDRPSSYGGSSGGSYGMGSGSGRPGSQGGSGSGSYGGGSGSYGGGSGSYGGGSGSYGGGSGSYGGSQGGSSSGSGRPGSQGGSGSGSGSHGGGSGSHGGGSGSYGGGSGSYGGSQGGSSSGSGRPGSQGGSGSGSGSYGGGSGSYGGGSGSHGGGSGSYGGGSGSYGGGSGSYGGGSGSHGGGSGSHGGSQGGSSSGSGRPGSQGSSGSGSYGSGSSSYGGGSSSYGDSSGSYGLPESYGGSSQGGGSSSYGDGSGSSSYGGGSGSGSGSYGDGSGSYGGSSSYGDGSSSYGGGSGSGSYGGGSSSGSYGGGTGSYGGGSGSLGGSRRPGYKNPGIPFIPGLHDPARTGGYIPVRRERPSGSGGSGSRSGSGQGSGGSGSGSRSGSGQGSGGSGSGSGQGSGGSGSGCGDCAA
- the LOC117438124 gene encoding loricrin-like isoform X7, whose amino-acid sequence is MAWPRSRLRSRLLPALGVLLLCLRLEGASARCESGSHLEPLMAGVDPCKDPMGFLSPQLGGSRGGGAGSYGSDSGSYGGGSGSYGGGSGASQGGGSGSYGGGSGVSQGGGSGSYGGGSGVSQGGGSSSGSSGKKPGSHGSRPGSYGLGSSGSGLGLDRPSSYGGSSGGSYGMGSGSGRPGSQGGSGSGSYGGGSGSYGGGSGSYGGGSGSYGGGSGSYGGSQGGSSSGSGRPGSQGGSGSGSGSHGGGSGSHGGGSGSYGGGSGSYGGSQGGSSSGSGRPGSQGGSGSGSGSYGGGSGSYGGGSGSHGGGSGSYGGGSGSYGGGSGSYGGGSGSHGGGSGSHGGSQGGSSSGSGRPGSQGSSGSGSYGSGSSSYGGGSSSYGDSSGSYGLPESYGGSSQGGGSSSYGDGSGSSSYGGGSGSGSGSYGDGSGSYGGSSSYGDGSSSYGGGSGSGSYGGGSSSGSYGGGTGSYGGGSGSLGGSRRPGYKNPGIPFIPGLHDPARTGGYIPVRRERPSGSGGSGSRSGSGQGSGGSGSGSRSGSGQGSGGSGSGSGQGSGGSGSGCGDCAA
- the LOC117438124 gene encoding glycine-rich cell wall structural protein 1.8-like isoform X5, which translates into the protein MAWPRSRLRSRLLPALGVLLLCLRLEGASARCESGSHLEPLMAGVDPCKDPMGFLSPQLGGSRGGGAGSYGSDSGSYGGGSGSYGGGSGASQGGGSGSYGGGSGVSQGGGSGSYGGGSGVSQGGGSGSYGGGSGVSQGGGSGSYGGGSGSYGGGSGASQGGGSSSGSSGKKPGSHGSRPGSYGLGSSGSGLGLDRPSSYGGSSGGSYGMGSGSGRPGSQGGSGSGSYGGGSGSYGGGSGSYGGGSGSYGGGSGSYGGSQGGSSSGSGRPGSQGGSGSGSGSHGGGSGSHGGGSGSYGGGSGSYGGSQGGSSSGSGRPGSQGGSGSGSGSYGGGSGSYGGGSGSHGGGSGSYGGGSGSYGGGSGSYGGGSGSHGGGSGSHGGSQGGSSSGSGRPGSQGSSGSGSYGSGSSSYGGGSSSYGDSSGSYGLPESYGGSSQGGGSSSYGDGSGSSSYGGGSGSGSGSYGDGSGSYGGSSSYGDGSSSYGGGSGSGSYGGGSSSGSYGGGTGSYGGGSGSLGGSRRPGYKNPGIPFIPGLHDPARTGGYIPVRRERPSGSGGSGSRSGSGQGSGGSGSGCGDCAA
- the LOC117438124 gene encoding glycine-rich cell wall structural protein 1.8-like isoform X8, which gives rise to MAWPRSRLRSRLLPALGVLLLCLRLEGASARCESGSHLEPLMAGVDPCKDPMGFLSPQLGGSRGGGAGSYGSDSGSYGGGSGSYGGGSGASQGGGSGSYGGGSGVSQGGGSGSYGGGSGVSQGGGSGSYGGGSGVSQGGGSGSYGGGSGSYGGGSGASQGGGSSSGSSGKKPGSHGSRPGSYGLGSSGSGLGLDRPSSYGGSSGGSYGMGSGSGRPGSQGGSGSGSYGGGSGSYGGGSGSYGGGSGSYGGGSGSYGGSQGGSSSGSGRPGSQGGSGSGSGSHGGGSGSYGGGSGSYGGGSGSHGGGSGSYGGGSGSYGGGSGSYGGGSGSHGGGSGSHGGSQGGSSSGSGRPGSQGSSGSGSYGSGSSSYGGGSSSYGDSSGSYGLPESYGGSSQGGGSSSYGDGSGSSSYGGGSGSGSGSYGDGSGSYGGSSSYGDGSSSYGGGSGSGSYGGGSSSGSYGGGTGSYGGGSGSLGGSRRPGYKNPGIPFIPGLHDPARTGGYIPVRRERPSGSGGSGSRSGSGQGSGGSGSGSRSGSGQGSGGSGSGSGQGSGGSGSGCGDCAA
- the LOC117438124 gene encoding glycine-rich cell wall structural protein 1.8-like isoform X6, with the protein product MAWPRSRLRSRLLPALGVLLLCLRLEGASARCESGSHLEPLMAGVDPCKDPMGFLSPQLGGSRGGGAGSYGSDSGSYGGGSGSYGGGSGASQGGGSGSYGGGSGVSQGGGSGSYGGGSGVSQGGGSGSYGGGSGVSQGGGSGSYGGGSGSYGGGSGASQGGGSSSGSSGKKPGSHGSRPGSYGLGSSGSGLGLDRPSSYGGSSGGSYGMGSGSGRPGSQGGSGSGSYGGGSGSYGGGSGSYGGGSGSYGGGSGSYGGSQGGSSSGSGRPGSQGGSGSGSGSHGGGSGSHGGGSGSYGGGSGSYGGGSGSYGGGSGSHGGGSGSYGGGSGSYGGGSGSYGGGSGSHGGGSGSHGGSQGGSSSGSGRPGSQGSSGSGSYGSGSSSYGGGSSSYGDSSGSYGLPESYGGSSQGGGSSSYGDGSGSSSYGGGSGSGSGSYGDGSGSYGGSSSYGDGSSSYGGGSGSGSYGGGSSSGSYGGGTGSYGGGSGSLGGSRRPGYKNPGIPFIPGLHDPARTGGYIPVRRERPSGSGGSGSRSGSGQGSGGSGSGSRSGSGQGSGGSGSGSGQGSGGSGSGCGDCAA
- the LOC117438124 gene encoding loricrin-like isoform X12 produces the protein MAWPRSRLRSRLLPALGVLLLCLRLEGASARCESGSHLEPLMAGVDPCKDPMGFLSPQLGGSRGGGAGSYGSDSGSYGGGSGSYGGGSGASQGGGSGSYGGGSGVSQGGGSGSYGGGSGVSQGGGSGSYGGGSGVSQGGGSGSYGGGSGSYGGGSGASQGGGSSSGSSGKKPGSHGSRPGSYGLGSSGSGLGLDRPSSYGGSSGGSYGMGSGSGRPGSQGGSGSGSYGGGSGSYGGGSGSYGGGSGSYGGGSGSYGGSQGGSSSGSGRPGSQGGSGSGSGSHGGGSGSYGGGSGSYGSGSSSYGGGSSSYGDSSGSYGLPESYGGSSQGGGSSSYGDGSGSSSYGGGSGSGSGSYGDGSGSYGGSSSYGDGSSSYGGGSGSGSYGGGSSSGSYGGGTGSYGGGSGSLGGSRRPGYKNPGIPFIPGLHDPARTGGYIPVRRERPSGSGGSGSRSGSGQGSGGSGSGSRSGSGQGSGGSGSGSGQGSGGSGSGCGDCAA
- the LOC117438124 gene encoding glycine-rich cell wall structural protein 1.8-like isoform X3, which translates into the protein MAWPRSRLRSRLLPALGVLLLCLRLEGASARCESGSHLEPLMAGVDPCKDPMGFLSPQLGGSRGGGAGSYGSDSGSYGGGSGSYGGGSGASQGGGSGSYGGGSGVSQGGGSGSYGGGSGVSQGGGSGSYGGGSGVSQGGGSGSYGGGSGSYGGGSGASQGGGSSSGSSGKKPGSHGSRPGSYGLGSSGSGLGLDRPSSYGGSSGGSYGMGSGSGRPGSQGGSGSGSYGGGSGSYGGGSGSYGGGSGSYGGGSGSYGGSQGGSSSGSGRPGSQGGSGSGSGSHGGGSGSHGGGSGSYGGGSGSYGGSQGGSSSGSGRPGSQGGSGSGSGSYGGGSGSYGGGSGSHGGGSGSYGGGSGSYGGGSGSYGGGSGSHGGGSGSHGGSQGGSSSGSGRPGSQGSSGSGSYGSGSSSYGGGSSSYGDSSGSYGLPESYGGSSQGGGSSSYGDGSGSSSYGGGSGSGSGSYGDGSGSYGGSSSYGDGSSSYGGGSGSGSYGGGSSSGSYGGGTGSYGGGSGSLGGSRRPGYKNPGIPFIPGLHDPARTGGYIPVRRERPSGSGGSGSGSRSGSGQGSGGSGSGSGQGSGGSGSGCGDCAA
- the LOC117438124 gene encoding loricrin-like isoform X1, with product MAWPRSRLRSRLLPALGVLLLCLRLEGASARCESGSHLEPLMAGVDPCKDPMGFLSPQLGGSRGGGAGSYGSDSGSYGGGSGSYGGGSGASQGGGSGSYGGGSGVSQGGGSGSYGGGSGVSQGGGSGSYGGGSGVSQGGGSGSYGGGSGSYGGGSGASQGGGSSSGSSGKKPGSHGSRPGSYGLGSSGSGLGLDRPSSYGGSSGGSYGMGSGSGRPGSQGGSGSGSYGGGSGSYGGGSGSYGGGSGSYGGGSGSYGGSQGGSSSGSGRPGSQGGSGSGSGSHGGGSGSHGGGSGSYGGGSGSYGGSQGGSSSGSGRPGSQGGSGSGSGSYGGGSGSYGGGSGSHGGGSGSYGGGSGSYGGGSGSYGGGSGSHGGGSGSHGGSQGGSSSGSGRPGSQGSSGSGSYGSGSSSYGGGSSSYGDSSGSYGLPESYGGSSQGGGSSSYGDGSGSSSYGGGSGSGSGSYGDGSGSYGGSSSYGDGSSSYGGGSGSGSYGGGSSSGSYGGGTGSYGGGSGSLGGSRRPGYKNPGIPFIPGLHDPARTGGYIPVRRERPSGSGGSGSRSGSGQGSGGSGSGSRSGSGQGSGGSGSGSGQGSGGSGSGCGDCAA